From Arcobacter arenosus, one genomic window encodes:
- a CDS encoding glutamine--tRNA ligase/YqeY domain fusion protein produces MSEHKDFLRVIVEEDLKENKYQEVITRFPPEPNGFPHIGHAKSICINFGIARDYNGFCNLRMDDTNPTTEDTKYVEALKDAVEWLGFEYKDEVKYTSDYFPKIYEYAVELIKMGKAYVDSITEEQMKEFRGTVTQAGKRSEFASRTIEENLDLFERMKNGEFKDGEHVLRAKIDMSASNMKMRDPLLYRIRHAHHFRTQNQWCIYPMYDFAHCLSDYIEGVTHSICTLEFENNRDIYDWVLNELNLTPPRPYQHEFARLGINYTVMSKRKLLELVNGNYVSGWDDPRMPTIAGLKRRGYTKDSIINFCDQIGIAKANSMVDVSQLEFCIRDDLNTKAPRVMCVLDPIKVTITNYEGSEDIEASYYPHDVPKEGSRKIPFSNVVYIEREDFSENPVKGYNRLTPNQAVRLRHAYIITCEEIIKDENGKIIEIKALYNPNSKSGNDTSGIKVKSAIQWVDANNCKKIEVRLYDRLYKNEAPEGLEDLNPNSLSIIKDALIEPAVITDKVDERFQFERQGYFYADPIDYSDEIPVFNKIVGLKDSWAKKTKTQEKPKEEIEKKQEVVKKEIVHGEAQAMTSEQHALFTMYTSELELNNEVSNILARDENLSFFFEEGLLLINSPVTLANIVANDIAKELKEKDVDELKFSATEIAELVKMIDEETISTKIAKQVFEEMVKTGETPSKIVKEKGLVQISNPEILIPIIDEVIEKNPENVEKYKDGNQKLFGFFVGQVIKATQGKANPKIVNELVTKQLNS; encoded by the coding sequence ATGAGTGAACATAAAGATTTCTTACGTGTTATTGTTGAAGAAGATTTAAAAGAAAATAAATATCAAGAGGTTATTACAAGATTTCCCCCTGAACCTAATGGTTTTCCACATATTGGACACGCTAAATCTATTTGTATCAACTTTGGTATTGCAAGGGACTATAATGGTTTTTGTAATCTTAGGATGGATGATACAAACCCAACAACAGAAGATACTAAATATGTTGAAGCATTAAAAGATGCAGTTGAATGGCTTGGCTTTGAATATAAAGATGAAGTTAAATATACATCAGATTATTTCCCAAAAATTTATGAATATGCAGTTGAATTAATTAAAATGGGAAAAGCCTATGTGGATAGTATTACTGAAGAACAAATGAAAGAGTTTAGAGGTACAGTTACACAAGCAGGGAAAAGAAGTGAATTTGCTTCAAGAACGATAGAAGAAAATTTAGACCTTTTTGAAAGAATGAAAAATGGTGAATTTAAAGATGGAGAACATGTATTAAGAGCAAAAATTGATATGTCAGCTTCGAATATGAAAATGAGAGATCCACTTTTATATAGAATTAGACATGCCCACCACTTTAGAACACAAAACCAATGGTGTATATATCCTATGTATGATTTTGCACACTGTTTAAGTGATTATATAGAAGGTGTAACACACTCTATTTGTACTTTAGAATTCGAAAATAATAGAGATATTTATGATTGGGTTTTAAATGAATTAAACCTTACTCCACCAAGACCCTATCAACATGAATTTGCTAGACTTGGAATTAACTACACAGTTATGAGTAAAAGAAAACTTCTTGAACTTGTAAATGGTAACTATGTTAGTGGATGGGATGACCCAAGAATGCCTACAATTGCAGGATTAAAAAGAAGAGGATATACTAAAGATTCTATAATCAATTTCTGCGATCAAATAGGTATTGCAAAAGCAAACTCGATGGTTGATGTTTCACAATTAGAGTTTTGTATTAGAGATGATTTAAATACTAAAGCACCTAGAGTTATGTGTGTATTAGACCCTATAAAAGTTACTATAACTAATTATGAAGGAAGTGAAGATATTGAAGCTTCATATTATCCCCATGATGTACCCAAAGAGGGTTCAAGAAAAATTCCTTTTTCAAATGTTGTATATATAGAAAGAGAAGATTTTTCTGAAAATCCAGTAAAAGGTTATAATAGATTAACTCCAAATCAAGCAGTTAGACTAAGACATGCTTATATCATAACTTGTGAAGAGATTATAAAAGATGAAAATGGAAAAATAATTGAGATTAAGGCTCTTTATAATCCAAACTCTAAAAGTGGAAATGATACAAGTGGTATAAAAGTAAAAAGTGCTATACAATGGGTAGATGCAAATAATTGTAAAAAAATCGAAGTAAGACTTTATGATAGATTATATAAAAATGAAGCTCCTGAAGGTTTAGAAGATTTAAATCCAAATTCATTGTCAATAATCAAAGATGCATTAATTGAGCCAGCGGTTATTACAGACAAAGTTGATGAAAGATTTCAATTTGAAAGACAAGGTTATTTTTATGCTGACCCAATTGATTACAGTGATGAAATACCTGTATTTAATAAAATAGTTGGACTTAAAGACTCTTGGGCTAAAAAAACAAAAACACAAGAAAAACCAAAAGAAGAAATTGAAAAGAAACAAGAAGTAGTAAAAAAAGAGATTGTCCATGGTGAAGCTCAAGCAATGACTAGTGAACAACATGCTTTATTTACTATGTATACAAGTGAACTTGAACTAAATAATGAGGTATCAAATATTTTAGCAAGGGATGAAAATCTATCATTTTTCTTTGAAGAGGGTTTACTTTTAATAAATAGTCCTGTTACCCTAGCAAATATTGTTGCAAATGATATTGCAAAGGAATTAAAAGAAAAAGATGTAGATGAATTAAAGTTTAGTGCAACAGAAATAGCTGAACTTGTAAAAATGATAGATGAAGAAACTATCTCTACAAAAATTGCAAAACAAGTTTTTGAAGAGATGGTAAAAACAGGTGAGACTCCATCAAAAATAGTAAAAGAGAAAGGTCTTGTACAAATTAGTAATCCAGAAATTTTAATTCCAATTATTGATGAAGTGATTGAAAAAAACCCAGAAAATGTTGAAAAATATAAAGATGGTAACCAAAAACTTTTTGGATTTTTTGTTGGTCAGGTTATAAAAGCAACTCAAGGAAAAGCAAATCCTAAAATTGTAAATGAACTAGTTACTAAACAATTAAACTCTTAA
- a CDS encoding glucosaminidase domain-containing protein: MNKVGLKEKSIIFSIFLFVIYLSYTQINKQKPKIEIKKEEPKKIVVKSSDKKEKFKKIFVPVITKVYNQRYEEYLKIKNLIEINSEDEKLIELKNKYNLDSNEELLIVLKPHPISIALAQAAIESAWGTSRFFKEANNIFGVWSFNKNEPRIAANVKREEETIYLKKFDSIEAAVSQYFNMLSTKKIYFEFKKENYFNTDIFQIVKKLDRYSEEGEEYIEKIISVIKYNNFHKYDKILG, from the coding sequence ATGAATAAAGTTGGATTAAAAGAAAAATCAATAATTTTTTCAATTTTTCTTTTTGTTATTTATCTTTCATATACACAAATTAATAAACAAAAACCAAAGATAGAAATAAAAAAAGAAGAACCAAAAAAAATTGTTGTAAAAAGTTCAGATAAAAAGGAAAAATTTAAAAAAATTTTTGTTCCAGTTATCACAAAAGTTTATAATCAAAGATATGAAGAGTATCTAAAAATAAAAAATTTAATTGAAATTAATTCTGAAGATGAAAAACTTATTGAACTAAAAAATAAATACAATTTAGATTCAAATGAAGAACTTTTGATAGTTTTAAAACCCCATCCTATAAGCATTGCCTTAGCACAAGCAGCAATTGAAAGTGCTTGGGGAACATCAAGATTTTTTAAAGAAGCTAATAATATTTTTGGGGTATGGTCTTTTAATAAAAATGAACCAAGAATAGCCGCAAATGTAAAAAGAGAAGAGGAAACTATTTACCTAAAAAAATTTGATAGTATTGAAGCAGCTGTAAGTCAATATTTCAATATGCTTTCAACAAAAAAAATATATTTTGAGTTTAAAAAAGAAAATTATTTTAACACTGATATTTTTCAAATTGTAAAAAAACTAGATAGGTACTCAGAAGAAGGTGAAGAGTATATAGAAAAAATTATATCAGTGATTAAGTATAATAACTTCCATAAATATGATAAAATATTAGGGTAA
- a CDS encoding ATP-dependent zinc protease gives MNKIIVGKKEKISIISLELFDLDAKVDTGADSNALHCDNIKIDKENNLVTFCLLDEVHPSYHGKTMTYPIYKMKKVKSSNGQLQIRPSIKVEVEFFNKTYESVISLTNRQDMKFPMLIGRKFLDGKCLVDVSEEYLSEQTTKIKEESC, from the coding sequence TTGAATAAAATAATTGTAGGTAAAAAAGAAAAAATTTCTATAATTAGTTTAGAACTTTTTGATCTTGACGCAAAAGTTGATACTGGAGCAGATTCAAATGCTTTACACTGTGATAATATAAAAATTGATAAAGAAAATAACTTAGTTACATTTTGTCTACTTGACGAAGTACATCCTTCTTATCATGGTAAAACGATGACTTATCCTATATATAAAATGAAAAAAGTAAAGAGTTCAAATGGTCAACTACAAATAAGACCATCAATAAAGGTTGAAGTGGAATTTTTTAACAAAACTTATGAAAGTGTGATTTCATTAACAAATAGACAAGATATGAAATTTCCAATGCTTATTGGAAGAAAGTTTCTAGATGGGAAATGCTTAGTTGATGTGTCAGAAGAATATTTATCAGAACAAACGACAAAAATAAAGGAAGAATCTTGTTAG
- the rimK gene encoding 30S ribosomal protein S6--L-glutamate ligase has protein sequence MLVYVLSRNENLYSTKRLVEAGVQRGWRIEVIDFLKCSIEIMKGELYINYKGKSLPKPDAIIPRIGASRTFYGTAIVRHFEVMDVFSTSGSLAINRSRDKLRSLQVLSKRGVDMPKTVFASNKSSAKDVIELSGGAPLVLKILEGTQGVGVVLVDSEKAAKSVLDAFYGMEVNLLVQEFIEEAGGADIRAFVVDGEVVGAMKRQGAEGDFRSNLHQGGTAKIHKLTRKEKSTALAAAKAMGLGVCGVDMIPSKRGPLVMEVNSSPGLEGIEKATQLDIASKVMDYIEKNVTTRNENNEIVKKTTRKAKKDNIGV, from the coding sequence TTGTTAGTTTACGTATTATCTAGAAATGAAAATCTTTATTCAACAAAAAGACTTGTTGAAGCAGGAGTACAAAGAGGTTGGAGAATTGAAGTTATAGATTTTTTAAAATGCTCTATTGAGATTATGAAAGGTGAATTATATATTAATTATAAAGGGAAATCTCTACCAAAGCCAGATGCAATAATCCCTAGAATTGGTGCAAGCAGAACTTTTTATGGAACTGCTATTGTAAGGCACTTTGAGGTTATGGATGTATTTTCAACTTCAGGAAGTTTAGCAATAAATAGAAGTAGAGATAAACTTAGAAGTTTACAAGTTCTTTCAAAAAGAGGTGTAGATATGCCAAAAACTGTATTTGCATCAAATAAATCTAGTGCAAAAGACGTTATTGAATTAAGTGGTGGTGCACCATTAGTTTTAAAAATTTTAGAAGGAACTCAAGGGGTTGGAGTTGTTTTGGTTGATAGCGAAAAAGCGGCTAAATCAGTTCTTGATGCCTTTTATGGAATGGAAGTTAACTTATTAGTTCAAGAGTTTATTGAAGAAGCAGGAGGAGCTGATATTAGAGCGTTTGTTGTTGATGGTGAAGTTGTAGGAGCTATGAAAAGACAAGGTGCAGAGGGCGATTTTAGGTCAAACTTACACCAAGGTGGTACTGCAAAAATTCATAAACTGACAAGAAAAGAAAAATCTACTGCCCTAGCAGCAGCAAAAGCTATGGGATTAGGAGTTTGCGGAGTTGATATGATTCCATCAAAAAGAGGTCCACTTGTTATGGAAGTAAACTCTTCTCCTGGATTAGAGGGTATTGAAAAAGCTACACAACTTGATATTGCCAGTAAAGTTATGGACTACATTGAAAAAAATGTAACAACAAGAAATGAAAACAATGAAATTGTTAAAAAAACAACAAGAAAAGCTAAAAAAGATAATATTGGAGTATAA
- a CDS encoding succinylglutamate desuccinylase/aspartoacylase family protein, with the protein MDDVLIIGGEEIKKGENKNIDIELPSLYNTPSTLRVNVIRGRRSGPTVFVSAAIHGDEINGIEIIRRLKKLNILKRLRGTLILVPVVNVYGLVTLSRYLPDRRDLNRSFPGNESGSLAGRIARIFFKEIVLNSDLGIDLHTGAIHRSNLPQVRTDIKNEFTYDLAKAFEAPVVLHSALRDGSLRSQAMEKGKPILLYEAGEALRFDETSIRIGVKGIVNVLRKMEMLAQSSKKSKIRIPVIAKKSTWTRATQSGLLRSVKSLGDTVEKGEIIAYINEPLEDEGDTVIAPFDGIIIGRSELPLVQEGDATFHIAQFNDLEKAENKIEYFSEEVIERSEFQELNEEQMIE; encoded by the coding sequence TTGGATGATGTACTAATTATTGGTGGAGAAGAGATAAAAAAAGGTGAAAACAAAAATATTGATATTGAATTACCTAGTTTATATAATACCCCATCAACTTTGAGAGTTAATGTCATCAGAGGAAGAAGAAGTGGACCTACAGTTTTTGTAAGTGCTGCTATCCATGGTGATGAAATTAATGGAATTGAAATAATTAGAAGATTAAAAAAACTAAATATCTTAAAAAGATTAAGGGGGACATTAATACTAGTCCCTGTTGTTAATGTTTATGGCTTAGTAACCCTATCAAGATATTTACCTGATAGAAGAGATTTAAATAGATCATTTCCTGGAAATGAGTCGGGTTCACTAGCAGGAAGAATAGCAAGAATATTTTTTAAAGAGATTGTATTAAATTCAGATTTAGGTATTGATTTGCATACAGGAGCAATACATAGATCAAATTTACCACAAGTTAGAACAGATATCAAAAATGAATTTACCTATGATTTAGCAAAAGCTTTTGAAGCACCTGTAGTGTTACACTCTGCGTTAAGGGATGGATCACTAAGATCTCAAGCAATGGAGAAAGGTAAACCCATTTTACTTTATGAGGCAGGAGAAGCACTAAGATTTGATGAAACAAGTATTAGAATTGGTGTAAAAGGTATTGTAAATGTTCTAAGAAAAATGGAAATGCTTGCACAATCAAGTAAAAAAAGTAAAATCAGAATACCTGTAATAGCAAAAAAATCAACTTGGACAAGGGCAACACAAAGTGGTTTATTACGTTCTGTAAAATCATTAGGTGATACAGTTGAAAAAGGTGAGATTATTGCATATATAAATGAACCTTTAGAGGATGAAGGAGATACAGTTATAGCTCCTTTTGATGGAATTATTATTGGAAGAAGTGAACTTCCACTTGTGCAAGAAGGTGATGCAACATTTCATATTGCGCAATTCAATGACCTAGAAAAAGCTGAGAATAAAATAGAATATTTTAGTGAAGAGGTTATTGAAAGAAGTGAGTTTCAAGAACTTAATGAAGAACAAATGATTGAATAG
- a CDS encoding peptidase M42 yields MTQFYDILKQLLRVPSVVGAEHPFLIYLKRELEELELEVEFYDGLLVAKGSNPESGYLSAHADRHGLICTGKNEFQYAAFLAKNQTNIKEQSIQADELLKNFTKRFVDEKVQAYEPYSGSYMGMGTIKETYLCERRENIIFKIDGLSHIHPGTPIAFMDKLSIKEDTIYAQLDNTISVACILYLYQKGYQGTAFFTASEEAGMSWIYLLDYFKKYDLSTNELLVLDTSPYKTKEEIDLLDIVLRNRDQNGYFKSPLKQKIKRIAIERGIKYHYKDEYLKSLHNQNNPNNTKAKLGITELGRIIKASKGSVQGTTLQIPTIGYHTSNETANKKSIKLFIEVLKKVYNL; encoded by the coding sequence TTGACTCAATTTTATGATATTTTAAAACAGCTACTTAGAGTTCCAAGTGTAGTTGGTGCAGAGCACCCTTTTCTTATATATTTAAAAAGGGAATTGGAAGAACTAGAATTAGAAGTTGAATTTTATGATGGTTTATTAGTTGCAAAAGGTTCAAATCCAGAATCTGGATATTTATCAGCCCATGCTGATAGACATGGACTTATTTGTACAGGGAAAAATGAGTTCCAATATGCTGCATTTTTAGCTAAAAACCAAACAAATATAAAAGAACAATCAATACAAGCAGATGAATTATTAAAAAACTTTACAAAAAGATTTGTGGATGAAAAAGTTCAAGCTTATGAGCCATATAGTGGTAGTTATATGGGAATGGGAACGATTAAAGAAACTTATCTTTGTGAAAGAAGAGAAAATATTATCTTTAAAATAGATGGCTTAAGTCATATTCATCCAGGAACGCCAATTGCATTTATGGATAAACTTTCTATCAAAGAAGATACTATTTATGCTCAATTAGATAATACAATTAGTGTTGCATGTATATTATATCTTTACCAAAAAGGATACCAAGGAACTGCATTTTTTACAGCAAGTGAAGAAGCTGGAATGAGTTGGATTTATCTACTTGATTATTTTAAAAAATATGATTTAAGTACAAATGAACTATTGGTTTTAGATACAAGTCCATATAAAACAAAAGAAGAGATTGACCTTTTAGATATTGTATTAAGAAATAGAGATCAAAATGGATATTTCAAATCTCCCCTAAAACAAAAAATTAAAAGAATAGCTATTGAAAGAGGGATTAAATATCACTATAAAGATGAGTATTTAAAAAGTTTACACAATCAAAATAACCCAAATAATACAAAAGCTAAACTTGGGATTACAGAGCTTGGAAGAATAATAAAAGCCTCTAAAGGAAGTGTACAAGGTACAACCTTACAAATTCCAACAATTGGTTATCATACTTCAAATGAAACAGCTAATAAAAAATCAATCAAATTATTTATTGAAGTACTAAAAAAGGTTTATAATTTATAA
- a CDS encoding cytochrome C produces MKYFLILTLIFTSSFCNYNELLFNGNCITCHSVDNLNKSAPTIQEVKQRYIEAFPLKKDFVEYMSNWVLKPDANTSLMMDAIEKYELMPELAFDKRTLKEISEFIYENDFK; encoded by the coding sequence ATGAAATATTTTTTAATATTAACTCTTATTTTTACAAGTAGTTTTTGTAACTACAATGAATTACTCTTTAATGGTAATTGTATAACTTGTCATAGTGTTGATAATTTAAATAAATCTGCACCTACAATTCAAGAGGTAAAACAAAGATATATAGAAGCTTTTCCACTAAAAAAAGATTTTGTAGAGTATATGAGTAATTGGGTTTTAAAACCAGATGCAAATACTTCATTGATGATGGATGCAATAGAAAAATATGAACTTATGCCAGAACTAGCTTTTGACAAAAGAACATTAAAAGAGATATCTGAATTTATTTATGAAAATGACTTTAAATAA
- a CDS encoding NAD(+) synthase — MYGFYRIAASVPKVQIANSGKNIEEIIDIFKQESENETSIVLFPELCITGYTVGDLFLNQNLLESQNNALEKLVKKSIGISTIAIVGIVVSFEHRLYNCAAVIQNGKILGIVPKSYLPNKNEFYEKRYFQSGLRLKLKTLKLLSQEIPFGVDLLFSDENDITFGIEVCEDLWSILPPSNQMAINGANMIFNLSASNELVGKSSYRQELVKTQSARLVCAYIYSSSGVGESSSDTIFSGDALICEYGSILAKSQRFCLENQTIRADVDLEKLIWLRNHESYFGDSIPSDVRIIKFESTVRISKLNRFIDKHPFVPSDEKIKKEVCEEITNIQAHGLIKRLTHINSKKVVIGISGGLDSTLALLATYKAFEILNLDVKGIIAITMPGFGTTSRTKSNAIKLCEALGVTIKEIPISEVSLKEFEAIGHDKDIHDVTYENVQARARTSILMNLANKEGGIVIGTGDLSEIALGWCTYNGDHMSMYSLNSGIPKTLISYLVEYFTYKQEIKEVLTDILNTPISPELLPHDSDKISQETETIIGPYELHDFFLYHFIRYGAKPEKILFLASQAFDEYSKEEIKKWFDIFVKRFFTQQFKRNAIPDGVKVGTISLSPRADWRMPSDASFQEWIKVLD; from the coding sequence ATGTATGGTTTTTATAGAATTGCCGCAAGTGTACCAAAGGTTCAAATTGCAAACAGTGGTAAAAATATTGAAGAGATTATTGATATTTTTAAACAAGAATCAGAAAATGAAACTTCAATTGTACTTTTCCCTGAACTATGTATTACAGGATATACAGTAGGTGATCTTTTTTTAAATCAAAACTTACTTGAATCACAAAATAATGCTTTAGAAAAATTAGTAAAAAAATCTATTGGTATTTCAACTATTGCAATTGTGGGAATAGTTGTTTCATTTGAACATAGACTATATAATTGTGCGGCAGTTATTCAAAATGGAAAAATCTTAGGAATAGTTCCAAAAAGTTATCTTCCAAATAAAAATGAGTTTTATGAAAAAAGATATTTTCAATCGGGTCTTCGTCTAAAATTAAAGACATTAAAATTACTTTCTCAAGAGATTCCTTTTGGGGTTGATTTATTATTTTCTGATGAAAATGATATTACCTTTGGAATAGAAGTATGTGAAGATTTATGGTCAATTTTACCCCCAAGTAATCAAATGGCAATAAATGGTGCAAATATGATTTTCAATCTATCAGCTTCAAATGAACTGGTTGGAAAATCTTCATATAGACAAGAATTAGTAAAAACCCAAAGTGCAAGATTAGTTTGTGCTTATATTTATAGTTCAAGTGGAGTAGGGGAATCAAGTAGTGATACTATTTTTAGTGGGGATGCCCTAATTTGTGAATATGGTTCGATTTTAGCTAAAAGTCAAAGATTTTGTTTGGAAAATCAAACAATTAGAGCTGATGTTGATTTAGAAAAACTTATTTGGTTACGAAACCATGAGTCTTATTTTGGAGATAGTATTCCAAGTGATGTTAGAATAATAAAATTTGAATCAACAGTTAGAATATCTAAACTAAATAGATTTATAGATAAACATCCTTTTGTGCCAAGTGATGAAAAGATTAAAAAAGAGGTTTGTGAAGAGATTACAAATATTCAAGCTCACGGTTTAATCAAAAGATTAACTCACATAAACTCAAAAAAAGTTGTGATAGGTATCTCTGGTGGATTAGATTCAACTTTAGCACTACTTGCTACATATAAAGCTTTTGAGATATTAAATCTTGATGTTAAAGGTATTATCGCTATTACTATGCCTGGCTTTGGTACAACTAGTAGAACAAAATCAAATGCAATAAAACTCTGTGAAGCTTTAGGTGTAACAATTAAAGAGATACCAATTAGTGAAGTTTCTTTAAAAGAGTTTGAAGCAATAGGTCATGATAAAGATATCCATGATGTTACATACGAAAATGTTCAAGCAAGGGCTAGAACATCTATTTTGATGAATTTAGCAAACAAAGAGGGTGGAATCGTTATTGGAACTGGAGATTTAAGTGAAATTGCTCTTGGATGGTGTACTTACAATGGAGATCATATGAGTATGTACTCACTTAATAGTGGGATTCCTAAAACTTTAATTTCATATTTAGTTGAATATTTTACTTATAAGCAAGAGATAAAAGAGGTTTTAACTGACATTTTAAATACTCCAATTTCACCTGAACTTTTACCCCATGATAGTGATAAAATATCACAAGAAACAGAAACTATAATTGGACCATATGAATTGCATGATTTTTTCTTATACCATTTTATAAGATATGGTGCAAAACCTGAAAAGATTTTATTTTTAGCCTCTCAAGCTTTTGATGAGTATTCAAAAGAAGAGATAAAAAAATGGTTTGATATTTTTGTAAAAAGGTTTTTTACTCAACAATTTAAAAGAAATGCAATACCTGATGGTGTAAAGGTGGGAACTATTAGTTTAAGTCCTAGAGCAGATTGGAGAATGCCAAGTGATGCAAGTTTTCAAGAGTGGATTAAAGTTTTAGATTGA